One Meleagris gallopavo isolate NT-WF06-2002-E0010 breed Aviagen turkey brand Nicholas breeding stock chromosome 11, Turkey_5.1, whole genome shotgun sequence genomic region harbors:
- the DNAJB11 gene encoding dnaJ homolog subfamily B member 11 has product MALGWLGRACLLLLCLCGEAAAGRDFYKILGVSRGASVKDIKKAYRKLALQLHPDRNPDDPRAQEKFQDLGAAYEVLSDEEKRKQYDAYGEEGLKDGHQSSHGDIFSHFFGDFGFMFGGNPRQQDRNIPRGSDIIVDLEVTLEEVYSGNFVEVVRNKPVARQAPGKRKCNCRQEMRTTQLGPGRFQMTQEVVCDECPNVKLVNEERTLEVEIEPGVRDGMEYPFIGEGEPHVDGEPGDLRFRIKVLKHPVFERRGDDLYTNVTISLVEALTGFEMDVTHLDGHKVHVARDKITKPGAKLWKKGEGLPNFDNNNIKGSLIITFDVEFPKEQLTSEQREGLKQLLKQGSVQKVYNGLQGY; this is encoded by the exons ATGGCCCTCGGCTGGCTCGGCCGCGCctgtctcctcctgctctgcctctgCGGGGAGGCCGCCGCCGG GAGGGATTTCTATAAGATCCTGGGGGTGTCCCGCGGCGCCTCCGTGAAGGACATCAAGAAGGCGTACCGCAAACTGGCGCTGCAGCTGCATCCCGACAGGAACCCCGACGACCCGCGGGCCCAGGAGAAGTTCCAGGACCTGGGGGCCGCCTATGAG GTGCTGTCAGAtgaggagaagaggaaacagTATGATGCGTATGGTGAGGAGGGGTTGAAGGATGGGCACCAGAGTTCCCATGGAGACATCTTCTCACA CTTTTTTGGGGACTTTGGATTCATGTTTGGAGGTAACCCTCGCCAACAGGACAGGAACATCCCTCGGGGCAGCGACATCATTGTGGACCTGGAGGTTACACTGGAGGAGGTGTATTCAGGAAACTTTGTAGAA GTTGTCAGGAACAAGCCAGTGGCAAGACAGGCACCTGGCAAACGGAAATGCAATTGCCGGCAGGAGATGAGGACCACACAGCTGGGCCCTGGGCGTTTCCAGATGACTCAAGAAGTTGTTTGTGATGAATGTCCCAACGTCAA GCTTGTGAATGAAGAGCGAACACTAGAAGTGGAGATAGAACCAGGTGTGAGGgatggtatggaatatcccttcaTTGGTGAGG GGGAACCCCACGTGGATGGGGAGCCAGGTGATTTGCGTTTCCGAATAAAAGTTCTCAA GCACCCAGTCTTTGAAAGAAGAGGAGATGACTTGTATACAAACGTGACAATCTCGCTGGTCGAGGCACTTACAGGCTTTGAAATGGATGTAACCCACTTGGATGGGCACAAG GTTCATGTTGCTCGGGATAAAATTACTAAGCCTGGGGCCAAACtgtggaagaaaggagaaggtcTTCCAAACTTTGATAACAATAATATCAAAGGCTCACTAATAATAACATTTGATGTGGAGTTCCCCAAAGAGCAGTTGACAAGCGAACAGCGAGAAG gtCTCAAACAGCTGCTGAAACAAGGATCTGTGCAGAAGGTGTACAACGGATTGCAGGGATATTGA
- the CFAP410 gene encoding cilia- and flagella-associated protein 410 yields the protein MAGGRDGARAGGRQGVAEGGSHLTDISICRDLPNVEVITFSLNGISDLEPLNQCQNLSELYLRKNNIASLNELFYLKNLPRLRVLWLSENPCCGSDPHRYRMTVLRNLPSLQKLDNQAVTEEELSQAMVDGEEITAPPARRSMENGCPASTESSAAESTMETESELLSFGLEETNKIREQLGMKPVPRDKFSSFSPQETDCSQNTRNNVLNAILLLTKELDAEGLEVVQETVGRRLQAFRKRELQEE from the exons ATGGCCGG TGGGAGGGACGGTGCCAGGGCTGGAGGCAGGCAGGGCGTCGCGGAGGG GGGCAGCCACCTCACCGAT ATATCGATATGCCGGGATCTGCCCAACGTTGAGGTGATCACATTCAG CCTGAATGGCATCTCAGACCTCGAGCCGCTGAACCAGTGCCAGAATCTGAGTGAGCTCTACTTGAGGAAGAACAACATAGCAAGCCTGAATGAGCTCTTCTACCTCAAAAACCTGCCCCGGCTGAGGGTCCTGTGGCTGTCTGAAAACCCCTGCTGTGGGTCGGACCCCCACCGCTACAGGATGACGGTGCTCCGCAACCTCCCCAGCCTGCAGAAGCTCGATAATCAAG CCGTGACAGAGGAAGAGCTGTCCCAGGCCATGGTTGATGGGGAGGAAATCACAGCCCCACCAGCCAGGAGGAGCATGGAGAATGGCTGCCCCGCATCCACAGAGTCCAGTGCTGCCGAATCCACAATGGAGACTGAGAGCGAGCTGCTGAGCTTCGGTTTGGAGGAGACCAA CAAAATCCGAGAGCAGCTTGGTATGAAGCCTGTTCCTAGGGATAAATTTTCCTCCTTCTCACCTCAAGAGACGGACTGTAGCCAAAATACAAGA AACAACGTGCTGAATGCCATCCTGCTTCTCACGAAGGAACTGGATGCAGAGGGTCTGGAGGTCGTCCAGGAGACAGTGGGGAGGAGACTGCAGGCCTTTCGGAagagggagctgcaggaggagtgA
- the PFKL gene encoding ATP-dependent 6-phosphofructokinase, liver type, which yields MTIGTDSALHRIMEVIDAITTTAQSHQRTFVLEVMGRHCGYLALVSGLASGADWLFIPESPPEDGWEDLMCERLGETRSRGSRLNIIIIAEGAIDRNGKPISSNYVKDLVVQRLGFDTRVTVLGHVQRGGTPSAFDRVLSSKMGMEAVMALLEATPDTPACVVSLSGNQSVRLPLMECVQVTKDVQKAMDEKRFDEAIQLRGRSFENNWNIYKLLAHQKPAQEKSPFSLAILNVGAPAAGMNAAVRSAVRISICRGHTVYAVSDGFEGLAKGQIREVGWHDVAGWLGRGGSMLGTKRTLPKTCMEKIVENVRKFNIQALLVIGGFEAYEGVLQLVEARGQYEELCIIMCVIPATISNNVPGTDFSLGSDTAVNAAMESCDRIKQSASGTKRRVFIVETMGGYCGYLSTVTGIAVGADAAYVYEDPFTIHDLKANVEHLTDKMKTDIQRGLVLRNEKCHEHYTTEFLYNLYSSEGKGIFDCRINVLGHLQQGGAPTPFDRNYGTKLGVKAVLWMSEKLQEAYRKGRVFANSADSACVIGLRKKVVAFSPVTELKKVTDFEHRLPQEQWWLNLRLMLKMLANYQISLTEYISGKMEHVTRRTLSIEKGF from the exons ATGACCATCGGCACTGACTCGGCGCTGCATCGCATCATGGAGGTGATTGACGCCATCACCACCACAGCGCAGAG CCACCAGAGGACGTTCGTGCTGGAGGTGATGGGCCGCCACTGCGG GTACCTGGCGCTGGTGTCTGGGCTGGCCTCCGGGGCCGACTGGCTCTTTATCCCCGAATCCCCCCCAGAGGACGGCTGGGAGGACCTGATGTGCGAGCGGCTCGGGGAG ACCCGCAGCCGAGGGTCACGGCTCAACATCATCATCATCGCAGAGGGGGCCATCGACCGCAACGGCAAGCCCATCTCCTCCAACTACGTCAAAGAC CTGGTGGTGCAACGCCTGGGCTTTGACACGCGTGTCACCGTGCTGGGCCACGTGCAGCGCGGCGGGACGCCTTCCGCCTTTGACCGTGTGCTG AGCAGCAAGATGGGGATGGAGGCGGTGATGGCGCTGCTGGAGGCCACCCCGGACACCCCCGCCTGCGTGGTCAGCCTGTCAGGGAACCAGTCGGTGCGGCTGCCGCTGATGGAGTGCGTCCAGGTG ACGAAGGACGTGCAGAAGGCCATGGATGAGAAGAGGTTTGATGAGGCAATCCAGCTCCGTGGGAG GAGCTTTGAGAACAACTGGAACATCTACAAACTGTTGGCACACCAGAAGCCAGCGCAGGAGAAG AGCCCCTTCAGCCTGGCCATCCTGAACGTGGGGGCCCCTGCTGCCGGCATGAACGCGGCCGTGCGCTCAGCTGTGCGCATCAGCATCTGCCGTGGCCACACCGTCTATGCGGTGAGCGATGGCTTTGAGGGCTTGGCCAAGGGACAG ATCCGTGAGGTGGGCTGGCACGATGTGGCAGGCTGGCTGGGACGTGGTGGGTCCATGCTAGGCACCAAGCG GACTCTGCCCAAGACTTGCATGGAAAAGATCGTGGAGAACGTGCGGAAATTCAACATCCAAGCTCTGCTGGTCATTGGTGGTTTTGAG GCATACGAGGGGGTGCTGCAGCTGGTTGAAGCCCGTGGGCAGTATGAGGAGCTCTGCATCATCATGTGTGTCATCCCAGCCACCATCAGCAACAACGTGCCCGGCACCGACTTCAGCCTGGGCTCGGACACAGCTGTCAACGCAGCCATGGAG AGCTGTGACCGCATCAAGCAGTCGGCGTCGGGAACCAAGCGCCGCGTCTTCATCGTGGAGACCATGGGAGGCTATTGTGGGTATCTGTCCACCGTCACCGGCATCGCCGTGGGTGCCGATGCTGCCTATGTGTATGAAGACCCCTTCACCATCCATGACCTGAAG GCCAATGTGGAGCACCTGACGGACAAAATGAAGACAGACATCCAGAGAGGGCTGGTGCTGCG CAACGAGAAATGCCATGAGCACTACACCACCGAGTTCCTCTACAACCTCTACTCCTCTGAGGGCAAGGGCATCTTCGACTGCAGGATCAATGTCCTGGGCCACCTCCAGCAG GGGGGAGCCCCGACCCCCTTCGATCGCAACTACGGGACCAAGCTGGGCGTGAAGGCCGTGCTGTGGATGtcagagaagctgcaggaggCGTACCGCAAGG GACGTGTGTTTGCCAACTCGGCTGATTCCGCCTGTGTCATTGGGCTGAGGAAGAAGGTGGTGGCCTTCAGCCCTGTGACGGAGCTCAAGAAAGTCACTGATTTTGA GCACCGGCTGCCCCAGGAGCAGTGGTGGCTGAACCTGCGGCTGATGCTGAAGATGCTGGCCAACTACCAGATCAGCCTGACCGAGTACATCTCGGGGAAGATGGAGCACGTCACCCGGCGCACGCTCAGCATCGAGAAGGGCTTCTAG
- the PROCR gene encoding endothelial protein C receptor isoform X2, which translates to MLRLLLLCGALGCGAGSDAPLAFIMLQWTQVSKGSSVFWGNATLGGRLSHILEDHNVTQVLPLEPPAVWAQQRDMVANYLSYFSGIVQVFSKERPLNYTQILHCRLGCCLFPNGTAHSFYEVSLNGTAFLTFHVPTATWELRWPRRDPVATFARRELMKYSETTRNLQHFLNTTCVDILRAQSPQTGKQRGRSHAPLVLGLILGVSAVVGMAVGIFLCTGGSC; encoded by the exons atgctgaggctgctgctgctctgcggGGCTCTCGGCTGCGGGGCCGGGAGCGACG CCCCGCTCGCCTTCATCATGCTGCAGTGGACGCAGGTTTCCAAGGGCAGCTCCGTCTTTTGGGGCAACGCGACGCTGGGCGGGCGGCTCAGCCACATCCTGGAGGATCACAACGTCACTCAGGTGCTGCCCCTGGAGCCGCCCGCAGTCTGGGCGCAGCAGCGGGACATGGTGGCCAACTACCTGAGCTACTTCAGCGGCATAGTGCAGGTCTTCAGCAAGGAGAGGCCCCTCAACT ACACCCAAATCCTGCACTGCCGCCTGGGTTGCTGCCTCTTCCCCAACGGCACGGCCCACAGCTTCTACGAGGTATCCCTCAATGGGACAGCCTTCCTCACCTTCCACGTCCCCACCGCCACCTGGGAGCTCCGCTGGCCACGCAGGGACCCGGTGGCCACTTTTGCCCGGCGGGAGCTGATGAAGTACTCTGAGACCACGCGTAACCTCCAGCACTTCCTCAACACCACCTGCGTGGACATCTTGCGGGCTCAGAGCCCTCAGACAG ggaagcagagaggCCGCTCGCACGCCCCGCTGGTGCTGGGTCTGATCCTGGGGGTCTCTGCAGTAGTGGGTATGGCTGTGGGCATCTTCTTGTGCACAGGAGGGAGCTGCTAG
- the PROCR gene encoding endothelial protein C receptor isoform X1 yields the protein MLRLLLLCGALGCGAGSDAAPLAFIMLQWTQVSKGSSVFWGNATLGGRLSHILEDHNVTQVLPLEPPAVWAQQRDMVANYLSYFSGIVQVFSKERPLNYTQILHCRLGCCLFPNGTAHSFYEVSLNGTAFLTFHVPTATWELRWPRRDPVATFARRELMKYSETTRNLQHFLNTTCVDILRAQSPQTGKQRGRSHAPLVLGLILGVSAVVGMAVGIFLCTGGSC from the exons atgctgaggctgctgctgctctgcggGGCTCTCGGCTGCGGGGCCGGGAGCGACG CAGCCCCGCTCGCCTTCATCATGCTGCAGTGGACGCAGGTTTCCAAGGGCAGCTCCGTCTTTTGGGGCAACGCGACGCTGGGCGGGCGGCTCAGCCACATCCTGGAGGATCACAACGTCACTCAGGTGCTGCCCCTGGAGCCGCCCGCAGTCTGGGCGCAGCAGCGGGACATGGTGGCCAACTACCTGAGCTACTTCAGCGGCATAGTGCAGGTCTTCAGCAAGGAGAGGCCCCTCAACT ACACCCAAATCCTGCACTGCCGCCTGGGTTGCTGCCTCTTCCCCAACGGCACGGCCCACAGCTTCTACGAGGTATCCCTCAATGGGACAGCCTTCCTCACCTTCCACGTCCCCACCGCCACCTGGGAGCTCCGCTGGCCACGCAGGGACCCGGTGGCCACTTTTGCCCGGCGGGAGCTGATGAAGTACTCTGAGACCACGCGTAACCTCCAGCACTTCCTCAACACCACCTGCGTGGACATCTTGCGGGCTCAGAGCCCTCAGACAG ggaagcagagaggCCGCTCGCACGCCCCGCTGGTGCTGGGTCTGATCCTGGGGGTCTCTGCAGTAGTGGGTATGGCTGTGGGCATCTTCTTGTGCACAGGAGGGAGCTGCTAG